A genomic window from bacterium includes:
- a CDS encoding M81 family metallopeptidase, whose translation MPVFRIGIGKFWHESNTFCPAKTPLSDFSSCNGIRIGNDILESESRDEMAGAVDVFRRNGQVDIVPLLSAEALPAGYITDHAVSYLEDILRGQLRKAGQLDGICFALHGAMCAESAVDLDGYFLQVLREELGSDIPIVCPLDCHAVVTQQMVDLTTALVAYRTHPHKDVVETGMLAASILLDVLAGKTRPVMHCQKIPMIFPTPNDGTDSGPLKELFDKLIDLDHVDGVIACSLCPAFAWQDVPEQGWAALAVTDNNKELGCRLARELAEMCWEARHMFMPEPMLSPESAVRQAAAAPGCPIVITDSADNVGGGAGGDNTVMLEALLKLRGETEGLILHHIPDAETVSILKVSKVGDTVTVRVGGKRDSRFCKPVSVTGEILCVTEGFISNDGKFTPKPLVEVGAIVCLGIDNVRLVITERLIMGPQPSLFRKVGLEPFDAKIVALKTGIGYKVTYAHAAKNVFAADCPGALSYNLRNYEFKRVLRPIFPIDPYFKWEPGMQKELNLKGEKQ comes from the coding sequence ATGCCTGTTTTTCGAATCGGTATCGGTAAATTTTGGCACGAATCTAACACCTTTTGTCCTGCGAAAACACCGCTAAGTGATTTTTCCTCCTGCAACGGAATACGTATCGGCAATGACATTTTGGAATCGGAAAGTCGCGATGAAATGGCGGGCGCTGTGGATGTTTTTCGTCGGAACGGCCAGGTTGACATTGTTCCCCTGCTTAGTGCGGAAGCGCTGCCTGCAGGGTATATTACAGACCACGCTGTTAGTTATCTGGAGGATATTCTGCGTGGACAGTTGCGAAAGGCGGGGCAGCTTGACGGTATCTGTTTTGCGTTACACGGAGCCATGTGTGCTGAATCGGCTGTGGATCTTGATGGCTATTTCCTGCAGGTCCTCCGCGAGGAATTGGGATCAGACATTCCCATTGTGTGTCCCCTGGATTGCCACGCTGTGGTGACGCAACAGATGGTTGATCTTACCACGGCCCTTGTAGCGTACCGCACCCACCCACACAAAGATGTTGTCGAAACTGGTATGCTGGCAGCCAGCATCCTTTTGGATGTATTGGCAGGCAAGACAAGGCCTGTGATGCACTGTCAGAAAATACCGATGATCTTTCCCACGCCTAATGATGGCACCGACTCAGGTCCACTTAAAGAGCTGTTTGATAAATTAATCGACTTGGATCATGTTGATGGTGTGATTGCTTGTTCACTGTGTCCGGCTTTTGCGTGGCAGGATGTCCCTGAACAGGGCTGGGCAGCACTGGCTGTCACAGACAATAACAAAGAGCTTGGCTGCAGGCTTGCGCGGGAGCTTGCCGAGATGTGCTGGGAAGCCCGCCACATGTTTATGCCTGAGCCGATGCTATCGCCTGAGTCTGCTGTTCGCCAAGCTGCCGCTGCTCCCGGATGCCCTATAGTTATCACCGATTCGGCTGATAACGTTGGCGGGGGAGCTGGTGGAGACAACACGGTAATGCTGGAAGCTCTGTTGAAATTGCGCGGCGAGACAGAAGGTTTGATACTCCATCATATCCCGGATGCAGAAACTGTCTCGATCTTGAAGGTATCAAAGGTCGGAGACACTGTCACTGTAAGGGTCGGCGGTAAGCGCGATTCCCGCTTCTGTAAGCCTGTATCTGTAACGGGAGAAATCCTCTGTGTTACGGAAGGTTTCATTAGCAATGACGGCAAGTTTACCCCCAAGCCGCTAGTCGAGGTTGGGGCGATAGTCTGTCTTGGCATAGACAATGTCAGATTAGTAATAACCGAGCGTCTCATCATGGGGCCGCAGCCATCGCTTTTCAGAAAAGTCGGTCTCGAGCCGTTTGATGCAAAGATTGTGGCGTTAAAAACGGGCATCGGCTACAAGGTAACCTACGCCCATGCTGCAAAAAATGTTTTTGCGGCTGATTGTCCCGGAGCCTTGTCGTACAATCTCCGTAATTATGAATTCAAGCGTGTGCTGCGCCCGATTTTTCCGATTGACCCATATTTTAAGTGGGAGCCGGGCATGCAAAAAGAGTTAAATCTGAAAGGAGAAAAGCAATGA
- a CDS encoding sialidase family protein, translated as MIKLIVSRDDHIYECFPDIAMTPDGTLVCIYRESMQHAPFPFSRIAVRRSLDGGRTWLPKQIIDECVSPEKHIDKNRSWLSDDEISGYEESKARITESWKNGASINCMRLLCLSDGQLIMIADYAVHYATGNRDYKWINLIYRSFNSGVTWVGPEDPGISNALVPSLNELRDGRLMLGLARSEQDKKGASKEIQLVFFSDDKGKSWSDPVEIPSESGQNFSEGSFVELDDGTILGILRDDNLGRAYKTLSYDGGQTWKGPFPTQLIGLEGRPKTGLLRSGEICITYRMGVPNEMLALHLMTQEAAKHEGASPRVKRQPIPEDWIDVNDSSRPSYMTSYYPGITYVIDIDRSVHRDGGYSGWVQLDSGDIYVVDYINDDAPLAHIRGYIVTRSDCILFPEGDLPWLHPSGQPFVKMTFGMAERQFKANQIKGGGNKIESS; from the coding sequence ATGATAAAATTAATTGTTTCTCGTGATGACCACATTTACGAATGTTTTCCGGACATTGCGATGACACCGGATGGAACGCTCGTTTGCATCTACAGGGAGTCTATGCAGCATGCTCCCTTTCCGTTCTCTCGTATTGCCGTCCGTCGCAGTCTTGACGGCGGGCGAACATGGTTGCCAAAACAGATTATTGACGAGTGTGTATCTCCTGAGAAACATATTGACAAGAACCGTTCGTGGCTGTCTGATGATGAAATCAGTGGCTATGAGGAGAGCAAGGCTCGTATTACTGAATCATGGAAAAACGGTGCTTCTATCAACTGCATGCGACTTCTTTGCCTGAGCGACGGTCAGCTGATTATGATAGCTGACTATGCGGTGCACTACGCAACTGGCAACCGTGACTATAAGTGGATCAATCTGATTTACCGGAGCTTTAATTCCGGCGTAACCTGGGTTGGTCCGGAAGACCCCGGCATTTCCAATGCTCTTGTACCCTCATTGAATGAGTTACGTGATGGTCGGCTTATGCTAGGTCTTGCGCGATCTGAGCAAGATAAAAAGGGAGCTTCGAAAGAGATACAACTTGTTTTTTTCTCTGATGACAAGGGTAAGAGCTGGTCGGATCCTGTAGAGATACCCTCCGAATCAGGCCAGAATTTCTCCGAAGGCAGTTTTGTCGAACTTGATGACGGAACAATCTTAGGTATTCTTCGCGACGATAACCTGGGACGAGCCTACAAGACATTGTCATACGACGGCGGGCAGACATGGAAAGGTCCGTTCCCAACACAACTCATTGGCCTTGAAGGTCGTCCCAAGACAGGATTACTTCGTTCAGGGGAAATCTGTATTACCTATCGTATGGGGGTCCCTAATGAGATGCTGGCGCTTCATCTAATGACCCAGGAAGCGGCAAAACATGAGGGTGCGTCTCCGAGGGTCAAGCGACAGCCAATTCCTGAGGATTGGATAGACGTCAATGATTCTTCACGTCCATCATATATGACTTCCTATTATCCCGGTATTACTTATGTCATAGACATCGACCGTAGCGTGCACAGGGACGGCGGCTATTCTGGCTGGGTCCAGCTGGATTCCGGAGATATCTACGTGGTTGACTACATCAATGATGATGCTCCCCTGGCGCATATCAGAGGTTATATTGTAACCCGTTCTGATTGTATCCTTTTTCCGGAAGGAGATTTGCCATGGTTACACCCGTCAGGACAGCCATTTGTGAAGATGACTTTTGGTATGGCAGAACGACAGTTTAAAGCAAATCAGATAAAAGGAGGAGGCAATAAAATTGAATCCTCCTGA
- a CDS encoding VOC family protein, which produces MNTIKNIRHTGIVVSDMERSLKFYRNIMGLKQVIDFTEEGNFIDTISNLKGVRLRMVKLVAEDGGMIELLHYASHPKSKRGENKLCELGPTHVAFTVRDVEKVYADWSVKGIRCNSKPIVSPDGKAKLFFCQDPDGTFLEIVQMLKN; this is translated from the coding sequence ATGAACACAATAAAAAATATTCGGCATACTGGAATAGTGGTTTCTGACATGGAAAGGTCATTGAAGTTTTATCGCAACATTATGGGGCTGAAGCAGGTGATAGATTTTACCGAAGAAGGTAATTTTATAGATACTATCAGCAACCTGAAAGGTGTGCGTTTGAGAATGGTCAAACTTGTTGCTGAAGACGGCGGCATGATTGAACTACTACATTACGCTTCACACCCTAAGTCCAAGCGTGGTGAGAATAAACTCTGTGAACTTGGACCTACGCATGTTGCTTTTACTGTTAGGGATGTTGAGAAAGTTTATGCGGACTGGTCTGTAAAAGGGATAAGATGTAACTCCAAGCCTATTGTTTCGCCTGACGGTAAAGCAAAATTGTTTTTCTGTCAGGACCCGGACGGTACCTTTTTGGAGATCGTCCAGATGTTAAAAAACTAA
- a CDS encoding uroporphyrinogen decarboxylase family protein, giving the protein MCPADLKQLNELLKLIEERIDLEHCKKVDARYRAALSYEAIERPPLVIQSELGKNWKLPAPWDKFKQYPYCLTFNDPVAMMQNQLLDRVVPGLILKDDNPLAIRNDHGTIQIASLLGGQWHMHEDNYPWVGSLGSIETVKKLVEEDNEVDLQGGVMPQSIKTLKFYTEQFSKYTLCKQAVQISLPDLQGPIDTADILWGSEIFAELLANPKLVTAFMNKIANTMITVAEYYRRFAYDRLEPFANTQHGYNIPGRLLIRNDSSIMVSPDTYREMILPHDARLLKEIGTGSIHFCGNGQHLIEPMLEIPDLCGIDLGQSEMMDIKKIYGRCTEKNVAITNLKPSREDLISGKAIRDYPTGVVFLYHTENIDDAIEVVDRYNERGK; this is encoded by the coding sequence ATGTGCCCAGCAGATTTGAAGCAATTAAATGAATTATTGAAACTCATCGAAGAGCGGATTGACCTGGAGCATTGCAAGAAGGTTGATGCGCGTTATCGTGCGGCTCTTTCTTATGAGGCAATAGAGCGACCGCCACTGGTTATTCAGTCAGAACTTGGTAAAAACTGGAAACTGCCTGCACCCTGGGACAAGTTTAAACAATATCCCTATTGTCTGACATTTAATGATCCGGTTGCTATGATGCAGAACCAGCTTTTGGACCGGGTTGTGCCTGGTCTGATACTGAAAGATGATAATCCTTTGGCTATCCGGAACGATCACGGCACAATTCAGATTGCTAGTCTTTTAGGTGGACAGTGGCATATGCATGAAGATAATTATCCATGGGTTGGCTCATTAGGCTCTATAGAGACTGTCAAAAAACTGGTTGAAGAGGATAATGAGGTTGACCTACAGGGTGGGGTTATGCCGCAGTCTATAAAAACTCTTAAATTTTACACTGAGCAATTTTCAAAGTATACGCTATGCAAACAGGCTGTTCAGATATCACTGCCTGATTTGCAGGGTCCGATTGATACTGCTGATATTCTCTGGGGCTCGGAGATTTTTGCCGAGCTTCTGGCAAATCCGAAACTGGTAACTGCGTTTATGAACAAGATAGCGAATACAATGATAACTGTAGCGGAATACTACCGTCGATTTGCATATGACAGGCTTGAGCCGTTTGCCAATACCCAGCACGGCTATAATATTCCGGGCAGACTGCTTATCCGCAATGATTCATCAATTATGGTTTCACCTGACACTTATCGTGAGATGATTTTGCCGCATGATGCTAGGCTTCTCAAGGAAATTGGCACTGGCTCAATTCATTTTTGCGGCAATGGTCAACATCTGATTGAACCAATGCTTGAAATTCCCGACCTTTGTGGTATTGACCTTGGCCAGTCGGAGATGATGGATATAAAGAAAATTTATGGAAGGTGCACCGAAAAGAATGTGGCTATAACCAATCTAAAGCCTTCAAGGGAGGATCTTATCAGCGGTAAGGCGATACGTGATTATCCGACTGGTGTGGTATTTCTGTATCACACAGAGAATATTGATGACGCCATTGAAGTCGTCGACAGATATAATGAAAGAGGGAAATAG
- a CDS encoding glucose 1-dehydrogenase → MVNTFDATKLFNLNERIAIVTGAARGNGRAIAEGLAAVGVSVVLADILSDELKRACQSICGRGQKAHGIITDLCKPEDLKKLVKQTIDEFGRIDILINCAAVNIEERSENYPEEAWEKTLDVNVKAVFRLSKLVAKHMIAQKSGNIINITSIGAVRGFPNNPAYQASKGALQQLTRAMACDWSKYNIRVNNLCPGYFRTEMTKRSWSNPRIKAQRVSHSFLKRWGESTELVGPVIFLASDASSYISGNDLFVDGGFAKTGLVED, encoded by the coding sequence ATGGTAAATACTTTTGATGCTACAAAACTGTTTAATCTGAATGAACGGATTGCCATTGTCACCGGCGCTGCTCGAGGAAACGGACGGGCGATTGCGGAAGGACTGGCTGCTGTCGGAGTTTCAGTGGTATTGGCTGACATCCTATCTGACGAACTTAAGCGTGCTTGTCAATCAATTTGTGGACGTGGACAAAAAGCCCATGGGATAATAACTGATCTCTGTAAACCTGAGGACTTAAAAAAACTTGTCAAGCAGACAATTGACGAATTCGGCAGGATTGACATTCTGATAAACTGTGCTGCGGTAAATATTGAGGAACGATCTGAAAATTATCCTGAAGAGGCTTGGGAGAAAACGCTTGACGTGAATGTAAAAGCGGTTTTCCGATTAAGCAAACTGGTTGCCAAGCACATGATTGCTCAGAAATCAGGAAACATTATAAACATTACCAGCATCGGAGCTGTACGAGGTTTTCCCAATAATCCTGCTTATCAGGCATCCAAAGGCGCTCTGCAGCAGCTTACACGCGCCATGGCCTGTGATTGGTCAAAATACAATATTCGTGTAAATAATCTGTGTCCGGGTTATTTCAGGACTGAAATGACAAAAAGAAGCTGGTCAAACCCAAGGATTAAAGCCCAGCGAGTAAGTCACTCTTTTTTAAAACGTTGGGGTGAATCAACCGAACTTGTTGGACCGGTTATATTTCTTGCCTCAGACGCTTCCAGCTACATCAGTGGAAATGACCTATTTGTCGATGGAGGATTTGCAAAGACGGGACTTGTGGAGGATTAA